The following are from one region of the Ananas comosus cultivar F153 linkage group 20, ASM154086v1, whole genome shotgun sequence genome:
- the LOC109725951 gene encoding uncharacterized protein LOC109725951: protein MHGRVEGEERKRLRHMWPAPAPATAAAAAAPAATIPPPPGPIINPSPSNSHPSAPDSFLKDGREIRVGESALFQAGNAPPFIGIIRWIRSSEEDYLKLCVNWLYRPADIKLAKGTTLDAAPNEVFYSFHKDVVSAASLLHPCKVAFLRKGVELPRGISSFVCRRVYDIENKRLWWLTDKNYINERQEEVDRLLNRTGLEMHAAVQSGGRSPKRSSNSPSSTQQVKSGSDTVQNSSSSFHSQVKGKKRDRAESGPEPVKRDHSTKPEDVDPSNIKLDNMKAEIGKITEKGGLSNVEAVEKLVNLMLLDRTEKKIDLAGKVMLANVIAATERYDCLGKFVQLMALPVLDDWLQEAHKGKTGDNTSPKEGDKGVEELLLALLRALDKLPVNLNALQTSSVGKSVNNLRSHKNLEIQKKARSLVDTWKKRVDAEMKINDAKSLIAGQAVAWPGKPGFSDVSNSGNRRMGSTDLTTKSSSTQPPPSKALTSKPGHSDSITKSNLLASSSSKLHSSSTIPAAISSTQTTIKEEKSNSSSHSQNNSQSSWKDDARSSTAGSTNVSKASGGSSRHRRSNNGLIGAAVSGAQKESSLGKSASPNRTASLDKALQGGLACEKPLDTPVGDQGNSHRLIVRLPNPGRSPVQSATGSAFEDPSITGSRMASPGNEHSDQKMKQRGDSSRSQGHTEVNTESSLSRDAKEGPAGSEEAEETGRASDIAKTPLVEPGARNSFSSINALIESCAQYAESSSALIPVGDDGGMNLLASVAAGEISQSSLNTPSGSPGVSPVVEEPCVGDYEVRGILKSEEAAESESGKNEKNGGIMGTDPQQTNLPSQENKTAGPNGQLIVSDSNHDRNTNSFVKTSGKGEEENVTRPGLVNKKCESDGAHNQADKPVVTKHATADPIDRGPSLKIPSTNEGKCADIACDKSGDGEDNAGTSDVVSNSLDNKCDNAAPSSSKIEKLVVEESLSCAKDGVVQKATNSIKQHITSINHADADDRPDNNDTVDTVAVASFRLDKFPSAANANGSHSYRPVSLEESKSVPKNNERKEQAAPVTSNISEQVGGNIGAENKVMESAQESEPCGKPHSAKVSGKNEDGREEAVGPLADASSLGTKPEPDVAAKLDFDLNEGIGGDDAPQCEPATTTSATPLFSTRVHLPGFSPFLSPLPSSGSRAPITVAAPAKGPFVPPENLLKSKGEPGWKGSAATSAFRPAEPRKVLDMPLGTSETVGSDASGKHGRLLLDFDLNVPDEGLLEDMGSQGSAQTTGSASGSVTNLDARTKATGGGLDLDLNRVDEVPDNLQSLAKSNRRLSTAEINGLRDFDLNNGPELNEASAVATPRSQVSKSTTNMSFLSPASAFRMNNDELRNMSSWFPTGNSLPAVAIPSFLPERGEQPYPVVAAPGPQQRILGPVASGGPFGSDIYRGPVLSSSTAMAFPPATAFPYAGFHFSSGFPLVSTSFSAGSTYADSMSVGPSFFPTIPSPFVGPVGVGPAGVGPAHYPRPFMINLAESSNSGGSESSRRWVRQGLDLNAGPGSTDVEGKDGRLAAPLRQIPVATSQAFVEEQGRIYQMSGGGVKRKEPEGGWDAAERSGYKQLSWQ, encoded by the exons ATGCATGGGCGGGTGGAAGGTGAGGAGAGGAAGCGGCTTCGGCACATGTGGCCAGCGCCTGCGCCCgctacagcagcagcagcagcagcaccagccGCAACGATTCCTCCGCCGCCGGGGCCAATAATCAACCCTTCCCCCTCCAATTCCCATCCCTCCGCGCCTGATTCTTTCTTAAAG GACGGGCGTGAGATTCGAGTTGGTGAGTCTGCCCTTTTTCAGGCTGGAAATGCCCCACCTTTCATTGGAATAATACGTTGGATTAGATCAAGTGAGGAAGATTATCTTAAGTTGTGTGTGAATTGGCTTTACCGACCTGCTGATATAAAGCTTGCTAAGGGTACAACACTTGACGCCGCACCAAACGAGgtcttttattcttttcataAGGACGTGGTATCCGCTGCTTCTTTGCTTCATCCTTGTAAAGTTGCCTTTCTACGTAAGGGTGTTGAGCTTCCACGAGGGATATCCTCATTCGTTTGTAGGCGAGTGTATGATATCGAGAATAAGCGCTTATGGTGGCTAACTGATAAGAATTATATTAAT GAACGGCAGGAAGAAGTAGATAGACTTTTAAATAGAACGGGACTAGAAATGCATGCAGCAGTGCAATCTGGCGGACGTTCACCAAAACGATCATCAAACAGTCCGTCATCCACACAGCAGGTGAAATCCGGTTCAGATACTGTACAAAATAGCAGCTCCTCTTTCCATTCACAGGTCAAGGGAAAGAAGAGGGACCGGGCTGAATCAGGCCCAGAGCCGGTTAAGCGAGATCACTCTACCAAACCAGAAGATGTTGATCCTAGTAACATTAAACTCGATAATATGAAGGCAGAGATTGGTAAAATAACTGAGAAAGGTGGGCTTTCGAATGTTGAAGCAGTTGAAAAGCTAGTCAATCTCATGCTTCTGGATAGAActgagaaaaaaatagatttggCTGGTAAAGTAATGCTTGCAAATGTCATCGCGGCCACAGAGAGATATGATTGCCTTGGCAAGTTCGTTCAGCTGATGGCTCTGCCAGTTTTGGATGATTGGCTCCAAGAGGCACACAAAGGAAAGACCGGTGATAATACTAGCCCTAAGGAAGGTGATAAAGGTGTAGAAGAACTTCTACTAGCTCTACTTCGAGCGCTTGATAAATTGCCTGTGAATCTTAATGCTCTACAGACTAGTAGTGTCGGGAAATCGGTGAACAATTTGCGAAGCCATAAGAACTTGGAAATTCAGAAGAAAGCCAGGAGCCTGGTTGATACTTGGAAGAAACGAGTAGATGCTGAAATGAAGATTAATGATGCAAAATCTCTAATTGCAGGCCAGGCTGTGGCTTGGCCCGGAAAGCCAGGATTCTCGGATGTTTCTAATTCAGGAAATAGACGAATGGGCTCAACTGATTTGACCACAAAAAGCTCCTCGACACAACCTCCTCCATCTAAGGCTTTGACCAGTAAACCTGGACATTCTGATTCTATCACAAAGTCAAATCTTTTAGCTTCTAGTTCTTCGAAATTGCACTCATCTTCAACTATACCTGCAGCTATTAGTTCCACACAGACAACAATAAAGGAGGAGAAAAGCAACAGCTCTAGTCATTCACAAAACAATAGCCAGTCTTCTTGGAAGGATGACGCAAGGAGTTCAACTGCTGGGTCAACGAATGTGAGCAAGGCCTCTGGTGGCTCATCACGCCATCGAAGGTCCAACAACGGACTTATTGGAGCAGCTGTTTCTGGAGCTCAAAAGGAAAGCAGCTTGGGCAAGTCCGCTTCTCCTAACAGAACCGCTTCATTGGATAAAGCTCTACAAGGTGGACTCGCATGTGAAAAACCTCTTGATACACCTGTTGGTGATCAGGGGAACAGCCACAGGTTGATCGTTAGGCTTCCTAATCCTGGTCGCAGCCCCGTACAAAGTGCTACCGGAAGTGCTTTTGAGGACCCATCTATTACAGGAAGTAGAATGGCATCTCCTGGCAATGAGCATAGTGATCAAAAAATGAAACAGAGGGGTGATTCTTCTCGATCTCAGGGTCATACAGAAGTGAATACAGAATCGTCATTGAGTCGTGATGCTAAAGAAGGACCAGCTGGTTCTGAGGAAGCTGAAGAAACGGGAAGGGCTTCAGACATCGCGAAAACTCCTTTGGTTGAACCCGGTGCCAGAAATTCTTTCAGCTCTATAAATGCATTAATTGAAAGCTGTGCACAATATGCTGAAAGCAGCAGTGCTCTGATACCAGTTGGGGATGATGGTGGGATGAATCTACTTGCCAGTGTGGCTGCTGGGGAAATATCTCAATCGAGCTTGAATACGCCATCTGGTTCCCCTGGGGTTTCGCCTGTGGTTGAAGAACCTTGTGTTGGCGACTACGAAGTTCGTGGTATTTTGAAATCAGAGGAAGCTGCTGAGTCTGAATCTggaaagaatgagaaaaatgGTGGAATTATGGGTACAGACCCACAACAAACTAACTTGCCTTCGcaggaaaataaaacagcaggGCCTAACGGACAATTGATTGTTTCCGACTCGAATCATGATAGAAATACGAATTCTTTTGTTAAGACTAGTGGAAAAGGTGAAGAAGAAAATGTTACTAGGCCTGGTCTAGTTAACAAGAAGTGTGAAAGTGACGGAGCCCATAATCAAGCGGACAAACCCGTTGTTACTAAGCATGCTACTGCTGATCCTATAGATCGTGGGCCCTCATTGAAGATCCCATCAACAAATGAAGGTAAATGCGCAGATATTGCTTGTGACAAAAGTGGAGATGGAGAGGACAATGCAGGCACTTCTGATGTTGTTTCCAACTCATTGGACAATAAATGTGATAATGCTGCTCCCTCAAGCTCAAAAATTGAGAAGTTGGTTGTTGAGGAATCTTTATCATGTGCTAAGGATGGAGTAGTGCAGAAGGCTACTAACTCAATCAAACAACATATCACATCAATAAATCACGCAGATGCTGATGATAGGCCTGATAATAATGATACCGTTGATACCGTTGCCGTTGCTTCATTTAGATTGGATAAATTCCCTTCTGCAGCAAATGCCAACGGATCTCACTCTTACAGGCCTGTTAGCTTGGAGGAGAGCAAGTCCGTACCGAAAAATAACGAAAGGAAGGAACAGGCAGCTCCTGTCACGTCAAACATCTCTGAACAAGTTGGTGGAAATATTGGAGCAGAGAATAAAGTAATGGAGTCTGCTCAAGAGAGTGAGCCATGTGGGAAGCCCCACAGTGCTAAGGTTTCGGGTAAAAATGAAGATGGAAGGGAGGAGGCTGTTGGACCATTAGCCGATGCATCTTCTTTGGGTACTAAACCTGAACCTGATGTTGCGGCTAAGCTCGACTTCGACTTAAATGAAGGCATCGGTGGTGACGACGCACCCCAATGTGAGCCTGCTACTACTACATCCGCTACACCGTTATTTTCGACAAGAGTCCATTTGCCTGgtttctctccttttttgtcACCATTGCCAAGTAGTGGGTCACGTGCCCCAATCACAGTAGCAGCCCCTGCAAAAGGACCTTTTGTACCTCCAGAGAACTTGTTGAAGAGTAAGGGCGAGCCTGGATGGAAAGGCTCTGCTGCTACTAGCGCCTTTCGTCCAGCAGAACCACGGAAGGTTCTGGATATGCCACTTGGCACATCAGAGACAGTAGGATCCGATGCCAGTGGGAAGCACGGCCGCCTGTTATTGGACTTTGATCTGAATGTGCCTGACGAGGGACTTCTTGAAGACATGGGCTCCCAGGGCTCAGCTCAAACAACTGGCTCTGCATCAGGGAGCGTCACTAATCTTGATGCGCGGACAAAAGCAACTGGTGGGGGCCTTGATCTCGACTTGAATAGAGTTGATGAAGTTCCTGATAATTTACAATCCTTGGCTAAGAGTAATCGGAGGTTAAGTACTGCAGAGATTAATGGTTTAAGGGACTTTGATCTGAACAACGGGCCCGAGCTCAACGAAGCCAGTGCAGTGGCCACGCCGAGGAGCCAAGTGTCAAAAAGCACCACTAATATGTCATTTTTATCCCCAGCTTCAGCCTTCAGAATGAACAATGACGAACTAAGAAATATGTCTTCGTGGTTTCCTACAGGGAACTCTTTACCAGCTGTCGCTATACCTTCTTTCTTACCAGAGAGAGGTGAGCAGCCTTACCCTGTTGTTGCAGCTCCTGGGCCACAGCAGAGGATATTGGGCCCTGTCGCCAGTGGCGGGCCATTTGGAAGTGATATCTATAGGGGCCCAGTACTCTCCTCATCTACTGCGATGGCTTTTCCTCCAGCTACAGCTTTTCCATATGCAGGCTTCCATTTCAGCTCCGGCTTCCCTCTCGTCTCAACATCTTTCTCAGCCGGATCGACCTATGCGGACTCGATGTCCGTAGGACCCTCTTTCTTTCCCACCATACCTTCTCCGTTTGTTGGTCCAGTTGGTGTGGGCCCAGCTGGTGTGGGCCCGGCCCATTACCCTAGGCCATTTATGATCAACCTTGCGGAAAGCAGTAATAGTGGTGGGTCTGAGAGCAGTCGGAGATGGGTTAGACAGGGCCTCGATCTCAATGCGGGCCCTGGAAGTACAGATGTAGAAGGGAAAGACGGCAGATTAGCTGCACCTTTAAGACAAATCCCTGTTGCCACTTCCCAGGCTTTTGTGGAGGAGCAGGGCAGGATCTACCAAATGTCAGGTGGCGGCGTGAAGAGGAAGGAGCCCGAGGGGGGTTGGGATGCAGCAGAGAGATCCGGCTACAAGCAACTCTCATGGCAGTGA
- the LOC109725980 gene encoding uncharacterized protein LOC109725980 — translation MHGRVEGEERKRLRHMWPAPAPATAAPAAAIPPPPGAIINPSPSNSHPSAPDSFLKDGREIRVGDCALFQAGNAPPFIGIIRWFRSSEEDYLKLCVNWLYRPADIKLAKGITLDAAPNEVFYSFHKDVVSAASLLHPCKVAFLRKGVELPPGISSFVCRRVYDIENKCLWWLTDQDYINERQEEVDRLLDRTRLEMHAAVQSGGRSPKPSANSPSSTQQLKSSSDTVQNSSSSFPSQGKGKKRDRAESGPDPVKRERSTKPEDADSSSIKLENMRAEIGKITEKGGLSNAEAVERLVNLIVVDRTEKKIDLAGKVMLADIIAATDRYDCLGKFVQLRGLPVLDDWLQEAHKGKTGDNTSPKESDKGVEELLLALLRALDKLPVNINALQTCNIGKSVNHLRSHKNLEIQKKARSLVDIWKKRVDAEMKVNDAKSLVAGQPVAWPGKPGFSDVSNSGNRRMVSTELTTKSSSAQPPPSKALIGKPGHSDSNSKPTPLVSSSSKLQSPSSAAAVSTPQATVKEEKSNSSSQSQNNSQSSWKEDARSSTAGSMNVSKASGGSSRHRRSSNGLIGTTVSGSQKEGISGKSTSPNRTASLDKALQGALVCEKPLDTAAGDQGNSHRLIVRLPNPGRSPVQSASGSAFEDPSVTVSRAVSPGNENSDQKVKVKSDASRSYTHTEVNTEPSQSHDAKEGPAGSDEAEETVRASDIPKIPLIKPSARNSFSSINALIESCAQYAESSTAPIPAGDDGGMNLLASVAAGEISQSSLNTPSDSPGVSPVVEEPCGGNSEVHDRLQSEEAAKIESGKNERNGEIMGGDEPQQTNLPLQENKTAEPNGQLPVANLSLDRNAESCAKSSGKGEEGNVTRPGPVDMECEGDGAHNQREKSIVSKQAADDSIDCGPASKIPLTNESKYTDIACEKTAEGDGSAGTSNVVSNSLDNKCDNAAASNRKFDNLVVEESSSCAKDREVQNATNSTEQHTPSSVHADAIDRPDNVDTVASFGSDKSPHPANADESPSNRPASLEVNKSELNTNEKKEQTAPVASNIPDQVGGNNRMENKVAESARETEPCVKPACAKLSGKNEDGKEAVGPSADASSLSTKSEPDVATRLDFDLNEGIGADDAHQCEPATTTSSTPLFSTGVHLHGFSPFISPLPSGGLRAPITVAAPAKGPFVPPENLLKSKAEPGWKGSAATSAFRPAEPRKVLEMPLGASETVGSDAGGKHGRPILDIDLNVADERLLEDMGSQGSAQTTGSASGSVTNLDAPTKTTGGGLDLDLNRVDEGPDNVQSLTNSNRRFPTTEINGLRDFDLNNGPELDEVGAEPAPRNQIAKSNSNMPFLPPASALRMNNDELRNVSSWFATGNSLPAVAIPSFLPERGEQPYPIVAAPGPQQRILGSVAGGAPFGSDIYRGPVLSSSPTMAFSPATAFPYAGFPFSSSFSSSFPLVSTSFSAGSTYADSMSVGHSFFPAAIASQLVGPAGAGPAHYSRPYVISLPESSNSGGSESSRKWVRPGLDLNAGPGSTDAEGKDSRLAAAALRQVPVATSQAFMEEQGRMYQVPGGAMKRKEPEGGWDSERPGYKQLSWQ, via the exons ATGCATGGGCGGGTGGAAGGTGAGGAGAGGAAGCGGCTTCGGCACATGTGGCCAGCGCCTGCGCCCGCTACAGCAGCACCAGCCGCAGCGATTCCTCCGCCGCCGGGGGCAATAATCAACCCTTCCCCCTCCAATTCCCATCCCTCCGCGCCTGATTCTTTCCTAAAG GACGGGCGTGAGATTCGAGTTGGTGATTGTGCTCTTTTCCAGGCTGGAAATGCCCCACCTTTCATTGGAATAATACGCTGGTTCAGATCAAGTGAGGAAGATTATCTTAAGTTATGTGTGAATTGGCTTTACCGACCTGCTGATATAAAGCTTGCTAAGGGTATTACACTTGACGCTGCACCAAACGAGGTCTTTTATTCTTTCCATAAAGACGTTGTATCTGCTGCCTCTTTGCTTCATCCTTGTAAGGTTGCCTTTCTACGTAAGGGCGTCGAACTCCCACCTGGGATATCCTCATTTGTGTGTAGGCGAGTGTATGATATTGAGAATAAGTGCTTATGGTGGCTAACCGATCAGGATTATATTAAT GAACGGCAGGAAGAAGTAGATAGACTTTTAGACAGAACGCGACTAGAAATGCATGCGGCAGTGCAATCTGGCGGGCGTTCACCAAAACCATCAGCGAACAGTCCGTCATCCACACAACAGTTGAAATCCAGCTCAGATACCGTACAAAATAGCAGCTCCTCTTTCCCGTCACAGGGGAAGGGAAAGAAGAGGGACCGGGCCGAATCAGGCCCAGATCCTGTTAAGCGGGAACGTTCCACCAAACCAGAAGATGCTGATTCTAGTAGCattaaacttgaaaatatgagggCTGAAATTGGTAAAATAACTGAAAAAGGAGGGCTTTCGAATGCTGAAGCAGTTGAGAGACTAGTCAACctgatagttgtggatagaACTGAGAAAAAGATAGATTTGGCTGGTAAGGTAATGCTTGCGGATATTATTGCAGCCACTGATAGGTATGATTGCCTTGGGAAGTTCGTGCAGCTAAGGGGTCTGCCAGTTTTGGACGATTGGCTTCAAGAGGCACACAAAGGAAAGACTGGTGATAATACTAGCCCTAAGGAAAGTGATAAAGGTGTAGAAGAACTTCTACTGGCTCTGCTTCGAGCGCTTGATAAATTGCCTGTTAATATTAATGCTTTACAGACTTGTAATATCGGGAAATCGGTGAACCATTTGCGAAGCCATAAAAACTTGGAAATTCAGAAGAAAGCAAGGAGCCTGGTTGATATTTGGAAGAAACGAGTAGATGCTGAAATGAAGGTTAATGATGCAAAATCTCTAGTGGCAGGCCAGCCTGTTGCTTGGCCTGGAAAACCGGGTTTTTCAGATGTTTCTAATTCAGGAAATAGACGAATGGTTTCAACTGAATTGACCACGAAAAGTTCCTCAGCGCAACCTCCTCCATCTAAAGCTTTGATCGGTAAACCTGGACACTCTGATTCCAATTCAAAGCCAACTCCATTAGTATCTAGTTCATCAAAGTTGCAATCACCTTCAAGTGCCGCAGCCGTTAGTACCCCACAGGCAACAGTAAAGGAGGAGAAAAGCAACAGCTCTAGTCAGTCCCAAAACAATAGTCAGTCTTCTTGGAAGGAGGATGCAAGGAGTTCAACCGCTGGGTCGATGAATGTGAGCAAAGCCTCTGGTGGCTCATCACGCCATCGGCGGTCCAGCAATGGGCTTATTGGAACAACTGTCTCTGGATCTCAGAAGGAAGGCATCTCAGGCAAGTCCACTTCTCCTAACAGGACTGCTTCATTGGACAAAGCTTTACAAGGTGCACTAGTGTGTGAAAAACCTCTTGATACGGCAGCTGGTGATCAGGGGAACAGCCATAGGTTGATCGTTAGGCTTCCTAATCCTGGTCGCAGCCCCGTACAAAGTGCTTCTGGAAGTGCTTTTGAGGACCCATCAGTTACAGTAAGTAGAGCGGTGTCTCCTGGAAATGAGAATAGTGATCAAAAGGTGAAAGTAAAAAGTGATGCATCTCGTTCTTATACTCATACAGAAGTGAATACAGAACCATCTCAGAGCCATGATGCTAAAGAAGGACCAGCTGGTTCTGACGAGGCTGAAGAAACTGTAAGGGCTTCAGATATTCCAAAAATTCCTTTGATTAAACCCAGTGCAAGAAATTCTTTCAGCTCTATAAatgcattaattgaaagttgTGCACAATATGCTGAGAGCAGCACTGCTCCGATACCAGCTGGGGATGATGGTGGAATGAATCTGCTTGCCAGTGTGGCTGCTGGGGAAATATCTCAATCCAGCTTGAATACGCCATCTGATTCCCCTGGGGTTTCGCCTGTGGTTGAAGAACCTTGTGGTGGCAACAGTGAGGTTCATGATCGTTTACAATCTGAGGAAGCTGCTAAGATTGAATCGGGAAAGAATGAGCGAAATGGTGAAATTATGGGTGGAGATGAGCCACAACAAACTAACTTGCCTTTGCAGGAAAATAAAACTGCTGAGCCTAATGGACAATTGCCTGTTGCCAATTTGAGCCTTGATAGGAATGCCGAATCTTGTGCTAAGTCAAGTGGAAAAGGTGAAGAAGGGAATGTTACTAGGCCAGGTCCAGTTGACATGGAGTGTGAAGGTGATGGAGCCCATAATCAAAGGGAGAAATCCATTGTTAGTAAGCAGGCTGCTGATGATTCTATTGATTGTGGGCCCGCATCGAAGATTCCGTTAACAAATGAAAGTAAATACACAGATATTGCTTGTGAAAAAACTGCAGAAGGAGATGGCAGTGCAGGCACTTCTAATGTTGTTTCCAACTCCTTGGACAATAAATGTGATAATGCTGCTGCCTCAAacagaaaatttgataatttggtTGTTGAGGAATCTTCATCATGTGCTAAGGACAGAGAAGTACAGAATGCTACCAACTCGACTGAACAACATACCCCATCTTCAGTTCATGCAGATGCTATTGATAGACCTGATAATGTCGATACCGTTGCTTCATTTGGATCCGATAAAAGCCCTCACCCAGCAAATGCTGATGAATCCCCATCTAACAGGCCGGCTAGCTTGGAGGTGAACAAATCAGAACTGAATACTAATGAAAAGAAGGAACAGACAGCTCCTGTTGCATCAAATATCCCTGACCAAGTTGGTGGAAATAATAGAATGGAGAATAAAGTAGCGGAGTCTGCTCGAGAGACTGAGCCATGTGTGAAACCTGCTTGTGCTAAGCTTTCAGGCAAGAATGAAGACGGAAAGGAGGCAGTTGGACCATCAGCTGATGCATCTTCTCTGAGTACCAAGTCTGAGCCAGATGTTGCAACTAGGCTCGACTTTGACTTAAATGAAGGCATTGGTGCAGACGATGCACACCAATGTGAGCCAGCTACTACCACCTCATCTACTCCGCTATTTTCAACGGGAGTCCATTTGCATGGTTTCTCTCCTTTTATATCACCATTGCCGAGTGGTGGATTGCGTGCTCCAATTACAGTAGCTGCCCCTGCTAAAGGACCTTTTGTCCCACCGGAGAACTTGTTGAAGAGTAAGGCTGAGCCTGGATGGAAAGGCTCTGCCGCGACAAGCGCCTTTCGCCCTGCTGAACCACGGAAGGTTCTGGAGATGCCACTTGGTGCATCGGAGACCGTAGGATCCGATGCTGGTGGAAAGCATGGCCGCCCTATATTGGATATCGATCTGAATGTGGCTGATGAGAGACTTCTTGAAGACATGGGCTCCCAGGGATCGGCTCAGACAACCGGCTCTGCATCAGGGAGCGTCACTAATCTTGATGCCCCGACAAAAACAACTGGTGGCGGGCTTGATCTAGACTTGAATCGAGTTGATGAAGGTCCGGATAATGTACAATCCTTGACTAACAGTAATCGTAGATTTCCTACTACAGAGATTAACGGTTTGAGGGACTTTGATCTGAACAACGGGCCTGAGCTTGATGAAGTTGGTGCGGAGCCTGCACCGCGGAACCAAATTGCAAAAAGTAACAGCAACATGCCATTTTTACCTCCTGCTTCAGCCCTCAGAATGAACAATGACGAATTGAGAAATGTATCTTCATGGTTTGCTACTGGGAACTCTTTACCTGCTGTTGCTATACCATCTTTCTTACCTGAGAGAGGTGAGCAGCCTTACCCCATTGTGGCAGCTCCTGGACCACAACAGAGGATTTTGGGCTCTGTTGCTGGTGGGGCCCCATTTGGAAGTGATATCTATAGGGGTCCGGTACTCTCATCATCTCCCACCATGGCTTTTTCTCCAGCTACAGCATTTCCGTACGCGGGCTTCCCGTTCAGCTCCAGCTTCAGCTCCAGCTTCCCTCTCGTCTCAACCTCTTTCTCAGCGGGGTCAACCTATGCGGACTCGATGTCCGTAGGACACTCTTTCTTTCCCGCCGCCATAGCTTCTCAGCTTGTTGGCCCAGCTGGTGCTGGCCCAGCCCATTACTCGAGGCCTTATGTGATCAGCCTTCCAGAAAGCAGCAACAGCGGTGGATCTGAAAGTAGTCGGAAGTGGGTTAGGCCAGGTCTTGATCTCAATGCGGGTCCAGGAAGTACAGATGCAGAAGGAAAAGACAGCAGATTGGCTGCAGCAGCTTTAAGACAAGTCCCTGTTGCCACTTCCCAGGCTTTTATGGAGGAGCAGGGAAGGATGTACCAAGTACCAGGTGGCGCTATGAAGAGGAAGGAGCCCGAGGGGGGTTGGGATTCAGAGAGACCTGGTTATAAGCAACTCTCATGGCAGTGA
- the LOC109725611 gene encoding protein ALTERED XYLOGLUCAN 4-like, whose translation MAKEPHSLHNKHHHANMFMKKKTTTSFLLWLLIVISFIWLLSLITTTPLKPQKDDHHNSTEPVMDTCDAYNGTWVRELYNKVVYTNATCPSLPESKNCAKYGKESEFLRWRWKPHGCDDVPRFDPTTFLDVVRGRRMAFVGDSVARNQMDSLLCLLSQVEIPIDVYKDAEDRFRTWHFQSHNFTLTMLWTQFLVEATERDINGSSSGGFDLRLDRIDANWSSKLRRIDSIIISSGHWFFRENYLYKGDKLVGCTFCSAPNVEGLGVTFAVRSAFRTAFKFLRSCDRREKKLLIVLRTFSPAHFENGAWNGGGHCNRTRPFSEEEMMSLSGINWEIRNAQVGEVERLKGSGEKFEVLDVTKAMLMRPDGHPGTHWNNEWMRGYSDCVHWCIPGPVDLWNELLLKVLIQNKTKRVVSVSE comes from the exons ATGGCTAAGGAACCACACTCTCTCCACAACAAACACCACCATGCAAACATGTTCATGAAGAAAAAAACCACCACCTCATTCCTACTATGGCTACTCATAGTGATCTCCTTCATCTGGCTCCTCTCTCTCATCACCACCACCCCTCTAAAACCCCAAAAAGATGATCACCACAACAGCACTGAGCCAGTAATGGATACTtgtgatgcatataatggtacaTGGGTGAGGGAATTATATAACAAGGTGGTCTACACGAATGCGACGTGCCCGAGTTTACCGGAGTCGAAGAACTGCGCGAAATACGGGAAGGAGAGCGAGTTCCTGAGGTGGAGGTGGAAGCCGCACGGGTGCGACGACGTGCCGCGGTTCGACCCGACGACGTTCCTAGATGTGGTTAGAGGGAGGAGGATGGCGTTCGTCGGGGACTCGGTCGCGAGGAATCAGATGGACTCGCTTCTTTGCCTCTTATCTCAG GTAGAGATCCCAATTGATGTGTACAAAGATGCAGAAGATAGATTCAGGACATGGCATTTCCAATCACACAATTTCACACTGACAATGCTATGGACCCAGTTCTTAGTCGAAGCTACCGAGCGCGACATCAACGGCTCGTCCTCGGGGGGTTTCGACCTACGCTTGGACCGAATCGACGCGAATTGGTCCAGCAAACTTCGTCGAATCGACTCCATAATCATCTCCAGTGGCCACTGGTTCTTCAGAGAAAACTACCTCTACAAAGGTGACAAACTAGTAGGGTGCACATTTTGCTCCGCGCCGAATGTTGAAGGCCTCGGCGTGACTTTCGCGGTGAGGAGCGCTTTTCGAACGGCGTTTAAGTTCCTGAGAAGCTGCGACCGCCGCGAGAAGAAGCTGCTCATTGTGCTGAGGACATTTTCACCTGCACATTTTGAGAATGGGGCTTGGAATGGTGGGGGTCACTGCAACAGGACCAGGCCATTTAGTGAGGAGGAGATGATGAGCCTGAGTGGGATTAACTGGGAAATAAGGAATGCTCAGGTTGGAGAAGTTGAGAGGTTAAAGGGATCAGGTGAAAAGTTTGAGGTGTTGGATGTGACTAAGGCTATGCTTATGAGACCTGATGGGCACCCTGGGACTCACTGGAACAATGAGTGGATGAGGGGGTATAGTGATTGTGTGCACTGGTGCATACCTGGTCCAGTTGATTTGTGGAATGAGCTTTTGCTAAAAGTGCTCatccaaaacaaaacaaaaagagtgGTTAGTGTGAGTGAATAA